A stretch of Cucumis sativus cultivar 9930 chromosome 2, Cucumber_9930_V3, whole genome shotgun sequence DNA encodes these proteins:
- the LOC101217310 gene encoding protein SIEVE ELEMENT OCCLUSION B, producing MSMFRPKTSATALALALPQEINKEEEKNLKHLSDDVITNRIFTINSDDETMKIDIDSYILFIESVIKSSDKIAVASHWAKGSKGNFVLADESLKYPTQIDPPICTLHQISTEMTCKDPGVETADQTTLNILRKLTRYSWDAKAVLIFTAFATNYGVLWHLDNYSHSDTLAKSLATIKRVSLLRKELDSVKYGQVFFNQNSMIYNCMKAIKYINEFRTLSKYDTKDVPELSAALRQIPLVSYWIIHTLVASSIELHCYLSGVQGQAHKYLNELFEKSESILLTLENHLQLIREQIEEVELYRWLVDQTDHFPTDITLFLSKLIDGKHKARPLINCSTQLEEYIEDFLKEKKLILIVSKRLDISTEDLEILYSIYNEVKKENKFEMVWIPVIPDPPMDGDEEAYEYLISVMKWYVVPFNTKIAGMRFLEERWELREDILMVVLNTQSKVEFSNAIHLTRIWEKEALPFTYDRAKALLKKNWIESTVVKFTDQPRLRSLVVINQERNVIFYGGHNPRWIKKFEESAETMKRDPTTREEGITFELAPVGMNKGEQDPVITFRFWMAQRSYFILKHQLQGSTATEDISRLISYETEDGWAIITKGPTVVFVAGGDLILKAMDQFNLWKKNMRRLGFSGSFKEHFDELTATSLHCTNVNLIGYSGWIPLFITCPMCRRYMGSGIRFTCCHGGPDVLF from the exons ATGTCGATGTTTCGTCCCAAAACCTCGGCCACTGCTTTGGCACTCGCTTTACCGCAGGAAATCAacaaggaagaagagaagaatctAAAGCATTTGTCCGACGACGTTATCACGAATCGGATATTCACCATAAACAGCGATGATGAGACGATGAAAATTGACATTGATAGCTACATTTTGTTCATTGAAAGTGTCATCAAATCTTCAGATAAGATTGCTGTTGCTTCTCATTGG GCAAAAGGAAGCAAAGGGAATTTTGTATTGGCAGATGAGTCATTGAAATATCCCACCCAAATTGATCCTCCAATTTGCACCCTTCATCAGATCTCAACAGAG ATGACATGTAAGGATCCAGGCGTAGAAACAGCAGACCAAACAACTCTCAACATTCTACGAAAATTGACGAGATATTCTTGGGATGCCAAGGCAGTGTTGATATTTACAGCGTTTGCGACAAACTATGGAGTTTTGTGGCACCTCGACAATTACTCACACTCGGATACGCTGGCAAAATCATTGGCGACTATAAAGCGAGTGTCATTGTTGAGAAAGGAGTTGGATAGTGTGAAATATGGGCAGGtttttttcaaccaaaataGTATGATCTATAATTGCATGAAGgcaattaaatacataaatgaattCAGGACGTTATCAAAATATGACACAAAAGATGTGCCTGAGTTATCGGCAGCACTTCGTCAGATCCCTTTGGTTTCTTATTGGATTATTCACACTCTTGTGGCTTCTAGCATTGAACTTCATTGCTATCTTTCTGGTGTCca AGGTCAAGcacataaatatttgaatgagttgtTTGAAAAAAGTGAATCAATTCTTTTGACACTTGAGAATCATCTGCAACTCATCAGGGAACAAATAg AAGAGGTAGAACTTTATAGATGGTTGGTGGATCAAACTGATCATTTTCCAACTGATATCACATTGTTTCTTTCCAAGTTAATTGATGGCAAACACAAAGCCAGGCCTCTCATTAACTGCTCTACTCAATTGGAG GAATACATCGAAGACtttttgaaggaaaagaagTTGATATTAATAGTTTCAAAGCGTTTGGATATTTCAACGGAAGATCTAGAGATTCTTTATTCGATTTACAATGAAgtgaagaaggaaaataagTTCGAGATGGTTTGGATTCCGGTGATACCGGATCCTCCAATGGATGGTGATGAGGAAGCGTATGAATATTTGATATCTGTAATGAAATGGTATGTAGTGccatttaatacaaaaattgcAGGTATGAGATTTTTGGAGGAAAGATGGGAGCTTAGAGAAGATATATTGATGGTTGTTCTAAACACACAATCCAAGgttgaattttcaaatgcTATTCACTTGACAAGAATATGGGAAAAAGAAGCTCTTCCTTTTACTTATGATAGAGCAAAAgctttgttgaagaagaacTGGATTGAATCAACTGTTGTCAAGTTTACTGATCAACCTAGATTGAGGAGTCTGGTTGTG ATTAACCAGGAAAGGAACGTCATATTCTATGGAGGGCACAATCCCAGAtggattaaaaaatttgaagaatcaGCAGAAACCATGAAAAGAGATCCTACAACCAGAGAAGAAGGAATTACATTTGAATTGGCACCCGTGGGAATGAACAAAGGAGAACAAGATCCAGTCATCACGTTTCGTTTCTGGATGGCGCAACGGAGTTATTTCATTCTCAAACATCAATTACAGGGATCGACTGCAACTGAAGATATTTCACGATTGATATCTTACGAAACTGAAGATGGATGGGCAATCATAACCAAAGGTCCCACAGTTGTCTTCGTTGCTGGTGgtgatttgatattaaaagCAATGGACCAGTTTAatttatggaagaaaaatatgcGTCGATTAGGCTTCTCTGGTTCTTTCAAAGAGCACTTCGACGAGCTCACTGCCACGAGTCTTCACTGCACGAATGTAAATCTCATCGGATATAGTGGGTGGATTCCTCTTTTCATCACCTGTCCTATGTGTCGTCGCTACATGGGAAGTGGTATCAGATTCACATGCTGCCATGGCGGCCCTGAT
- the LOC101217067 gene encoding protein SIEVE ELEMENT OCCLUSION B produces the protein MSLPLPNNPLAPSVLPKLSATKDDQSLRHYSDEIVTSHIYTKHREDNRIKIDVDNYIALVESIITTADRITETVAQGTEGRLIFSDEFLNVNAVDPPLCTLHHVSSQLSCKAPGIETAHETTLEILDILVSYPWEAKAVLTLTAFATEYGDIWHLNHYSLLDPLAKSLAMIKRVPLLKKQLDSIKYRQLLLTPNSLIYSCLKAMKYISILKNFSKYDIKELSELSSVLRQIPLVAYWIIHIIVASRIEISSYLNETEGQSQKYMNELSEKINSILYTLENHLKIIKEQQDEIDLYRWLVDHIDNFPTEITAVVPKLIEGKFDAKPFIDGSTKLQVSVEDGLRDKNVILVISGLDISEDDIRALHSIYNEVKREDKYKIVWIPVITVETEDEEEEARKKYEYASSLMKWYIVPYTRKIAGWRYLEENWQLRQDPLIVVMNSKSRVEFNNAIHLIRVWGIDAIPFTNGRTNALLAKNWPESTLFKFIDQPRLMNWVNQERNIIFYGGKEPKWIQQFEDRIVEIKNDPYLKEKGNTFEIIRVGQNIKGDSNDFTLTPQFWLTQWGYFVIKSQLKGSSATETTEDILRLISYENENGWAIVAVGSTPLLVGRGNLIMGVLQDFNKWKRNMNIKAFPDAFRDYFNELNLNFHICERMTLPGFSGWIPMIVNCPECPRFMETGISFKCNHGRYELS, from the exons ATGTCTTTACCGCTTCCTAACAACCCCCTTGCTCCATCGGTTCTTCCAAAACTTTCCGCCACCAAAGACGACCAGAGCCTAAGGCATTATTCCGATGAGATCGTCACAAGTCACATCTATACTAAACATCGGGAGGACAACAGAATTAAGATTGACGTTGATAATTACATTGCACTTGTTGAAAGTATCATCACAACTGCCGATCGAATCACCGAAACTGTAGCCCAA ggTACCGAAGGGCGTTTGATATTCTCAGATGAGTTCTTGAACGTCAATGCTGTTGATCCACCCCTTTGTACCCTTCACCATGTTTCAAGCCAG CTGTCTTGCAAAGCACCAGGAATAGAAACGGCACATGAAACAACCCTAGAAATTCTTGATATATTAGTGAGTTACCCATGGGAAGCAAAAGCAGTTTTGACATTAACTGCTTTTGCTACTGAATATGGAGACATTTGGCATCTCAACCATTATTCACTTTTAGACCCACTTGCTAAATCATTGGCTATGATCAAGCGAGTTCCTTTGTTGAAGAAACAGTTGGATTCAATCAAATACCGTCAACTTCTTCTTACTCCCAACAGTTTGATTTATAGCTGCTTGAAAGCTATGAAATACATTTCCATACTCAAGAATTTCtctaaatatgatattaaagaGCTTTCTGAGTTATCCTCTGTCCTTCGCCAAATTCCTTTGGTTGCTTATTGGATCATACATATAATTGTTGCTTCCCGAATTGAGATCTCAAGTTATTTGAATGAGACCGA gggtcaatcacaaaaatatatgaatgagTTGTCTGAAAAGATAAACTCTATACTCTATACACTTGAGAATCATCTCAAGATCATTAAAGAACAACAAG ATGAAATTGATCTCTATAGATGGCTCGTGGATCACATTGATAATTTCCCCACTGAGATAACAGCAGTTGTGCCTAAGCTTATTGAAGGCAAGTTTGATGCAAAGCCTTTCATTGATGGTTCTACAAAATTGCAG GTTAGTGTTGAAGATGGTTTGAGAGACAAGAATGTGATATTGGTGATATCTGGATTAGATATCTCTGAGGATGATATTAGAGCACTTCATTCAATTTACAATGAAGTGAAAAGGGAAGATAAATACAAGATTGTTTGGATACCTGTAATTACAGTAGAAactgaagatgaagaagaagaagcaagaaagaaatatgaatatgCAAGTTCTTTAATGAAATGGTATATTGTGCCATACACTAGAAAAATTGCTGGGTGGAGATATCTTGAAGAGAATTGGCAACTTAGACAAGATCCATTGATAGTTGTTATGAACTCAAAATCAAGAGTTGAGTTCAACAATGCAATACATTTGATTAGAGTTTGGGGAATTGATGCTATTCCTTTCACCAATGGAAGAACTAATGCTTTGTTGGCAAAGAATTGGCCTGAATCCactcttttcaaatttattgacCAACCAAGATTGATGAATTGG GTAAATCAAGAGAGGAACATCATATTTTATGGTGGAAAAGAACCAAAGTGGATTCAACAATTTGAAGATAGAATAGTAGAGATTAAGAACGATCCTTActtaaaggaaaaaggaaacacATTTGAAATCATACGAGTAGGACAAAACATCAAAGGAGATAGCAATGATTTTACACTTACCCCTCAATTTTGGTTAACTCAATGGGGTTACTTTGTAATCAAGAGTCAACTAAAAGGTTCGAGTGCAACTGAAACAACTGAAGACATCCTACGACTCATATCGTACGAAAACGAAAATGGTTGGGCGATCGTAGCTGTTGGATCAACTCCATTGCTTGTTGGTCGTGGAAATTTGATCATGGGAGTGTTACAAGATTTCaacaaatggaaaagaaatatgaacaTAAAAGCTTTCCCTGATGCTTTTAGAGATTACTTCAATGAGTTGAatctcaattttcatatttgtgaAAGAATGACACTTCCTGGATTTAGTGGATGGATTCCTATGATTGTGAATTGTCCTGAATGCCCTCGTTTCATGGAGACCGGTATCAGCTTCAAGTGTAACCATGGCCGCTATGAACTCtcatga